Proteins encoded within one genomic window of Streptomyces sp. NBC_01314:
- a CDS encoding phosphotransferase enzyme family protein — protein sequence MDEARARDVLGAAGVLPGAAGHARLLALGENAVFAAGGLVVKVGRDAELLDRARRELGVAAWLTEAGVPAVRPAEPEPLLVEGHPVTVWHRLPDPVRPAGAGDLAELLRLVHALPAPPFALPRRELLGGVERWLRLAGDAIDPADAAYLRERRDGFAAAAAALTPHLPPGPVHGDALPRNVHIGPDGPVLVDLETFSGDLREHDLVVMALSHDRYGLPAEEYDAFTATYGWDVREWPGCSVLRGARETASCAWVAQHAPSNPGALTEFERRVTSLRDGDETVRWYPF from the coding sequence ATGGACGAGGCACGGGCGCGGGACGTACTGGGCGCGGCCGGTGTGCTGCCCGGTGCGGCCGGGCATGCGCGGCTGCTCGCGCTGGGCGAGAACGCGGTGTTCGCCGCCGGTGGCCTGGTGGTCAAGGTGGGCCGCGACGCCGAACTCCTGGACCGGGCCCGCCGCGAACTGGGCGTCGCGGCCTGGCTCACCGAGGCGGGCGTCCCGGCCGTGCGGCCCGCCGAGCCGGAGCCCCTGCTCGTCGAGGGACACCCGGTGACGGTGTGGCACCGCCTGCCCGACCCCGTACGCCCCGCCGGGGCCGGCGATTTGGCCGAACTCCTACGGCTGGTCCATGCCCTGCCCGCCCCTCCGTTCGCACTGCCCCGCCGTGAACTGCTGGGCGGGGTGGAACGCTGGCTGCGCCTGGCCGGCGACGCGATCGACCCGGCGGACGCGGCCTACCTCCGCGAACGCCGCGACGGCTTCGCGGCAGCCGCGGCCGCCCTCACCCCTCACCTGCCCCCGGGCCCGGTCCACGGCGACGCACTCCCCCGCAACGTGCACATCGGCCCGGACGGCCCGGTCCTCGTCGACCTGGAGACCTTCTCCGGTGACCTCCGCGAGCACGACCTCGTCGTCATGGCCCTCTCCCACGACCGCTACGGGCTTCCGGCCGAGGAGTACGACGCCTTCACGGCGACCTACGGCTGGGACGTGCGGGAATGGCCGGGCTGCTCGGTGCTCCGCGGCGCCCGCGAGACGGCCAGCTGTGCCTGGGTCGCGCAGCACGCGCCGAGCAACCCCGGGGCACTGACCGAGTTCGAACGCCGCGTCACCTCACTGCGGGACGGGGACGAGACGGTCCGCTGGTATCCGTTCTGA
- the glgX gene encoding glycogen debranching protein GlgX, producing the protein MQVWPGQAYPLGATYDGAGTNFAVFSEAAHRVELCLLDDDGSETAVELRESDAFVRHAYLPGVMPGQRYGFRVHGPYAPERGLRCNSAKLLLDPYARAISGSVKWGEEVYGYHFGAPDKRNDLDSAPHMMTSVVVNPYFDWGDDRRPRTEYHHTVIYEAHVKGLTMRHPGLPEELRGTYAALAHPAIIDHLTALGVTALELMPVHQFVNDHRLADLGLSNYWGYNTIGFFAPHNAYASWGDRGQQVLEFKSAVRALHEAGIEVILDVVYNHTAEGNHLGPTLSFKGLDNPSYYRLTDDPRYYMDTTGTGNSLLMRSPHVLQLIMDSLRYWVTEMHVDGFRFDLAATLARQFHEVDRLSSFFDLVQQDPVVSQVKLIAEPWDVGEGGYQVGNFPPLWTEWNGKYRDTVRDLWRGEPRTLAEFASRLTGSSDLYQDDGRRPLASINFVTCHDGFTLRDLVSYNDKRNEANGEDNRDGESHNRSWNCGAEGESDDPGVTGLRVRQMRNFIATLMLSQGVPMLSHGDEFARSQDGNNNAYCQDNELSWVPWPAGEDGDGDDGSEVFGDLLEFTRAMVWLRKDHPVFRRRRFFHGRPVEGTHDELSDIAWFTPEGEEMVQRDWDSAQAGALTAFLNGNAISEPGSRGERISDDSFLLMVNASTEPLEFVVPVNHGPQWQMVVDTGREDAVPVDGPKVAAGDRVTLVDRSLAVYRRPT; encoded by the coding sequence ATGCAGGTCTGGCCTGGACAGGCGTATCCGCTCGGCGCCACGTACGACGGCGCCGGTACCAACTTCGCGGTCTTCTCGGAGGCCGCGCATCGAGTAGAGCTGTGTCTGCTGGACGACGACGGCTCCGAGACGGCGGTGGAACTGCGCGAGTCGGACGCGTTCGTGCGGCACGCGTACCTGCCCGGCGTGATGCCGGGCCAGCGGTACGGCTTCCGTGTGCACGGCCCGTACGCGCCGGAGCGTGGGCTGCGCTGCAACTCCGCGAAGCTGCTCCTCGACCCGTACGCGCGTGCCATCAGCGGCTCGGTCAAGTGGGGCGAGGAGGTGTACGGCTACCACTTCGGGGCGCCCGACAAGCGCAACGACCTCGACTCGGCGCCCCACATGATGACGTCGGTCGTGGTGAACCCGTACTTCGACTGGGGTGACGACCGGCGGCCCCGCACCGAGTACCACCACACGGTGATCTACGAGGCCCACGTCAAGGGCCTCACGATGCGGCACCCGGGGCTGCCCGAGGAGCTGCGCGGCACGTACGCGGCGCTCGCCCACCCGGCGATCATCGACCATCTGACCGCACTGGGCGTCACGGCGCTGGAGCTGATGCCCGTACACCAGTTCGTGAACGACCACCGTCTGGCCGACCTCGGCCTCAGCAACTACTGGGGCTACAACACGATCGGCTTCTTCGCCCCGCACAACGCGTACGCCTCCTGGGGCGACCGTGGGCAGCAGGTGCTGGAGTTCAAGTCGGCGGTGCGGGCCCTGCACGAGGCGGGGATCGAGGTCATCCTCGACGTGGTCTACAACCACACGGCCGAGGGCAACCACCTGGGGCCGACCCTGTCCTTCAAGGGCCTCGACAACCCGTCGTACTACCGGCTCACGGACGACCCCCGCTATTACATGGACACGACGGGCACGGGCAACTCCCTGCTCATGCGGTCGCCGCACGTCCTGCAACTGATCATGGACTCGCTGCGGTACTGGGTCACCGAGATGCATGTCGACGGCTTCCGCTTCGACCTCGCGGCGACACTCGCCCGCCAGTTCCACGAGGTGGACCGGCTGTCGTCGTTCTTCGACCTCGTCCAGCAGGACCCCGTCGTCTCCCAGGTGAAGCTGATCGCCGAGCCCTGGGACGTCGGCGAGGGCGGCTACCAGGTGGGGAACTTCCCGCCGCTGTGGACCGAGTGGAACGGCAAGTACCGCGACACCGTGCGGGACCTGTGGCGGGGCGAGCCCCGTACGCTCGCGGAGTTCGCGTCACGGCTGACCGGTTCGTCCGACCTGTACCAGGACGACGGGCGACGCCCGCTGGCCTCCATCAACTTCGTGACCTGCCACGACGGCTTCACGTTGCGGGATCTGGTCTCCTACAACGACAAGCGCAACGAAGCGAACGGCGAGGACAACCGGGACGGGGAGAGCCACAACCGGTCCTGGAACTGCGGGGCCGAGGGCGAGAGCGACGATCCCGGGGTGACCGGGCTGAGGGTCCGGCAGATGCGGAACTTCATCGCCACGCTGATGCTGTCGCAGGGCGTGCCGATGCTCAGCCACGGGGACGAGTTCGCGCGGTCGCAGGACGGCAACAACAACGCGTACTGCCAGGACAACGAGCTGTCCTGGGTGCCGTGGCCCGCCGGCGAGGACGGGGACGGCGACGACGGCAGCGAGGTCTTCGGGGATCTTCTGGAGTTCACGCGCGCGATGGTGTGGCTGCGCAAGGACCACCCCGTGTTTCGGCGGCGGCGGTTCTTCCACGGGCGGCCGGTGGAGGGGACGCACGACGAGCTGTCGGACATCGCCTGGTTCACGCCGGAGGGGGAGGAGATGGTGCAGCGGGACTGGGATTCCGCGCAGGCCGGGGCACTGACAGCGTTCCTGAACGGGAACGCGATCTCCGAGCCGGGATCGCGCGGCGAGCGGATCTCCGACGACTCGTTCCTGTTGATGGTCAACGCGTCGACGGAGCCGCTGGAGTTCGTGGTGCCGGTCAATCATGGGCCGCAGTGGCAGATGGTCGTGGACACGGGGCGGGAGGACGCGGTTCCTGTGGACGGTCCGAAGGTGGCGGCCGGGGACCGGGTGACCCTGGTGGATCGGAGCTTGGCCGTTTACAGGCGGCCGACCTAG
- the treY gene encoding malto-oligosyltrehalose synthase: MTSVVPAATYRVQLQPDFPFSAASAAVPYIASLGVSHLHLSPVLEAVPGSAHGYDVVDHGRVRGELGGEEGLRALARTARAHGLGLVVDIVPNHMAMAPRHNRALWEVLREGPESAYARWFDIDWEAQGGRVLLPVLGGPLGEEIEQFVVDGRELRYYDHAFPLREGTEKLPLPQLLDAQWYRPVWWRLARTELNYRRFFSISELIGVRVEEPEVFDATHAKILQLLEEGVVDGLRVDHPDGLADPDAYLRRLHGATGGRWTVVEKILADGEALPAAWPVAGTTGYDALRHIDGLFTDPAGAGELLGQYRRFTAAQTDRGGDWESTVRRAAYRVLTHELVAEVERLTRVAHRLCERSPDLALRDQAPWALRTALCELLARMEVYRPYPSQDASLVVTEEAAAEARAMFVVPEEARSVDAVRDLVLGRVGEGAEHAEFRARFAQTSSALRAKSVEDTAFYRYVPLLSANEVGGDPGSPAVSAEDFHAYCARVQRDWPTTGTVLSTHDTKRSADVRAAIAVLGECPQRWADVLAEVTRDGAGAPDPQLAWAAWQTAFGLGPADGERLRGALLKHVREAGLHTSWTEQNPAYERAVADFVARGPAVDTRVAALREALEPHVRANGLGAALVQLTMPGVPDVYQGTEGEYRALVDPDNRRPFAPREGDSDKFRLTAAALRLRGRRPEVFGDAATYAPLSADGPGAGHCVAFARSGEVVTAVTRLSLRLAEAGGWGDTRLTLPKGRWADVVGGGREFTGGVRVAELFETLPVALLERVGA; this comes from the coding sequence ATGACCTCTGTCGTGCCTGCCGCCACCTATCGGGTTCAGCTTCAGCCCGACTTCCCCTTCTCCGCCGCCTCGGCCGCCGTGCCGTACATCGCCTCCCTCGGTGTCTCGCATCTCCACCTCTCCCCCGTGCTGGAGGCCGTGCCGGGGTCCGCGCACGGCTACGACGTGGTCGACCACGGGCGGGTGCGGGGGGAACTCGGGGGTGAGGAGGGGCTGCGGGCGCTGGCCCGTACCGCGCGGGCCCACGGCCTTGGTCTCGTCGTGGACATCGTGCCCAACCACATGGCCATGGCGCCCCGGCACAACCGGGCACTGTGGGAGGTGTTGCGGGAGGGCCCGGAGTCGGCGTACGCGCGGTGGTTCGACATCGACTGGGAGGCGCAGGGCGGGCGGGTGCTGCTGCCGGTGCTCGGGGGGCCGCTGGGGGAGGAGATCGAGCAGTTCGTGGTGGACGGGCGGGAGCTGCGCTACTACGACCACGCCTTCCCACTGCGGGAAGGCACCGAGAAGCTGCCGTTGCCGCAGCTGCTGGACGCGCAGTGGTATCGGCCGGTGTGGTGGCGGCTGGCCCGGACGGAGCTGAACTACCGCCGGTTCTTCAGTATTTCGGAGCTGATCGGGGTGCGGGTCGAGGAACCGGAGGTCTTCGACGCGACCCACGCGAAGATCCTTCAGCTGCTGGAGGAGGGTGTCGTCGACGGGCTGCGCGTCGACCATCCCGACGGGCTCGCCGATCCCGACGCCTATCTGCGACGGCTGCACGGGGCGACCGGTGGGCGGTGGACCGTCGTCGAGAAGATCCTGGCCGACGGGGAGGCGCTGCCGGCGGCCTGGCCGGTGGCGGGGACCACCGGCTACGACGCGCTGCGCCACATCGACGGGCTCTTCACGGATCCGGCGGGGGCGGGCGAGCTGCTGGGGCAGTACCGGCGGTTCACGGCCGCGCAGACCGACCGGGGCGGCGACTGGGAGTCCACCGTGCGGCGGGCCGCGTACCGGGTGCTCACGCACGAGCTGGTCGCCGAGGTGGAACGGCTCACCCGGGTGGCGCACCGGTTGTGCGAGCGCTCCCCCGACCTGGCCCTGCGCGACCAGGCGCCGTGGGCGCTGCGCACCGCGCTGTGCGAGCTGCTCGCGCGCATGGAGGTGTACCGGCCGTACCCCTCCCAGGACGCCTCCCTCGTCGTCACCGAGGAGGCCGCGGCCGAGGCGCGCGCGATGTTCGTGGTGCCCGAGGAGGCCCGGTCGGTGGATGCCGTACGGGATCTGGTGCTGGGCCGGGTGGGCGAGGGGGCGGAGCACGCGGAGTTCCGGGCGCGGTTCGCGCAGACCTCGTCGGCGCTGCGGGCGAAGTCGGTGGAGGACACGGCGTTCTACCGCTATGTGCCGTTGCTGTCGGCGAACGAGGTGGGGGGCGACCCGGGAAGCCCGGCCGTGTCGGCGGAGGACTTCCACGCCTACTGCGCCCGGGTGCAGCGCGACTGGCCGACCACGGGGACCGTGCTGTCGACGCACGACACCAAGCGCAGCGCGGATGTGCGGGCGGCGATCGCGGTGCTCGGGGAGTGCCCTCAGCGGTGGGCCGATGTGCTGGCGGAGGTGACGCGGGACGGCGCCGGTGCACCGGATCCGCAGCTGGCGTGGGCGGCCTGGCAGACGGCGTTCGGGCTCGGCCCCGCGGACGGGGAGCGGCTGCGGGGTGCCCTGCTGAAGCATGTGCGGGAGGCGGGGCTGCACACCTCCTGGACCGAACAGAACCCGGCGTACGAGCGGGCGGTGGCGGACTTCGTCGCGCGGGGACCCGCCGTGGACACCCGGGTCGCGGCGCTGCGGGAGGCCCTGGAGCCCCATGTGCGGGCGAACGGGCTCGGTGCTGCGCTGGTGCAGCTGACCATGCCGGGGGTGCCGGACGTCTACCAGGGGACGGAGGGCGAGTACCGGGCGCTGGTGGACCCGGACAACCGGCGGCCGTTCGCGCCGCGGGAGGGGGATTCCGACAAGTTCCGGCTCACCGCGGCCGCGCTGCGGTTGCGCGGGCGGCGGCCCGAGGTGTTCGGGGACGCGGCGACGTACGCGCCGCTGTCGGCGGACGGGCCCGGGGCCGGGCACTGTGTGGCCTTCGCACGGTCCGGGGAGGTGGTCACGGCGGTGACGCGGTTGTCGCTGCGGCTGGCGGAGGCCGGGGGCTGGGGGGACACACGGCTGACGCTGCCGAAGGGCCGGTGGGCCGATGTGGTCGGCGGGGGGCGTGAGTTCACGGGCGGCGTGCGGGTGGCGGAGCTCTTCGAGACGCTGCCGGTCGCGCTGCTGGAGCGGGTCGGCGCGTGA
- a CDS encoding GNAT family N-acetyltransferase, translating into MTTATVSLREVRDSDLPFFWRHQSDPEAQRVAAFTGEYHRDRALFDGHWAKIRANSDNLTRTVVADGEVVGNAAVFGPPDERQVTYWIDRAHLGRGIATAALTALIGLVPTRPLHAYAAADNTGSIRVLQKCGFVVTGHDRGFALARDAEIDEAVLILRAV; encoded by the coding sequence ATGACGACCGCGACGGTCTCCCTCCGCGAAGTCCGCGACAGCGACCTGCCGTTCTTCTGGCGGCACCAGTCCGACCCCGAGGCGCAGCGGGTCGCCGCCTTCACCGGGGAGTACCACCGCGACCGGGCGCTCTTCGACGGTCACTGGGCGAAAATCCGCGCAAACTCCGACAACCTGACGCGCACGGTGGTCGCCGACGGCGAGGTCGTCGGCAACGCCGCGGTCTTCGGGCCGCCGGACGAACGCCAGGTCACCTACTGGATCGACCGCGCGCACTTGGGCCGAGGCATCGCCACCGCCGCTCTCACCGCCCTGATCGGCCTCGTCCCCACCCGGCCCCTGCACGCCTACGCGGCCGCCGACAACACCGGCTCGATCCGCGTCCTGCAGAAGTGCGGTTTCGTCGTCACCGGCCACGACCGGGGCTTCGCCCTGGCCCGTGACGCCGAGATCGACGAAGCGGTGCTCATACTCCGAGCCGTCTGA
- a CDS encoding S1 RNA-binding domain-containing protein: protein MPPFVYRITKYDPADRDEHGGYIGAEDSTSDHGPVEAAYLQAIAAFAEDTDIGHLAIREPGISGLAHFGLEPAIDGHGLAGLFPPDLSGFHDGAEVPVSLGLELVRVMLRDNGAWCRLAVEGRFTVQVGWDQYVYVSSDKPCQRAFARTRALGLFPERLEASPYDADVDEPGVQRPADEDFWARLRWSIAMRHAAILEEGYLHNASRWHRLTDGNLDAVRARLTPRAQLTVWPDLSTDVDAVLASLPDEGPVEFVWEDENGAISSTMADESEYRELAARVAGARAATALSLTLDERHPLFTAVLPDSDGVLRALWRTEPTPSDRNWAFLKTLHRGQICTGTVTEIASFGVTFVDIGGFTAMINIPELSWRRINHPSDIVSVGQRVSAEILGVDLVSERVSLSLKALQEDPMPQFLQQVGQITNGVVTKLVPVGAFVRIEDREDGLEGLVHLTELAEVHVDRPEDVVQVGDTLTVKIVDVDLPRRRITLSHLQALAPRER, encoded by the coding sequence GTGCCGCCTTTCGTCTACCGGATCACCAAGTACGACCCTGCCGACCGCGACGAGCACGGCGGCTACATCGGCGCTGAGGACTCGACCAGCGACCACGGGCCGGTCGAGGCTGCATATCTGCAAGCGATTGCCGCCTTCGCCGAGGACACCGACATCGGCCATCTGGCCATTCGTGAGCCGGGGATCTCCGGCCTTGCCCACTTCGGCCTGGAGCCGGCGATCGACGGCCACGGTCTTGCCGGGCTCTTCCCACCCGACCTCAGCGGGTTCCACGACGGTGCGGAGGTGCCCGTCTCCCTCGGCCTGGAGCTGGTCAGGGTCATGCTCCGCGACAACGGTGCCTGGTGCCGTCTGGCGGTGGAGGGCAGGTTCACCGTGCAGGTCGGTTGGGACCAGTACGTCTACGTCAGCAGCGACAAGCCCTGCCAGCGCGCCTTTGCCCGCACCCGGGCTCTCGGTCTCTTCCCGGAGCGGCTGGAGGCCTCGCCCTACGACGCGGACGTCGACGAGCCCGGCGTGCAGCGGCCCGCCGACGAGGACTTCTGGGCCCGTCTGCGCTGGTCCATCGCCATGCGGCACGCAGCGATATTGGAGGAGGGGTACCTCCACAATGCCTCCCGCTGGCATCGCCTCACTGATGGGAACCTCGATGCGGTACGCGCCCGACTCACCCCTCGCGCCCAGTTGACCGTCTGGCCGGACCTGTCCACCGATGTCGACGCGGTCCTCGCCTCGCTTCCCGACGAAGGTCCGGTTGAGTTCGTATGGGAGGACGAGAACGGGGCTATCTCCAGCACGATGGCCGACGAGTCCGAGTACAGGGAACTGGCCGCCCGGGTGGCAGGCGCCCGTGCCGCTACGGCCCTGTCCTTGACCCTCGACGAACGCCACCCGCTGTTCACCGCGGTCCTGCCCGACAGCGACGGCGTCCTGCGCGCGCTGTGGAGGACCGAGCCGACGCCGAGCGACCGGAACTGGGCCTTCCTTAAGACTCTCCACCGTGGGCAGATCTGCACGGGCACGGTCACGGAGATCGCCAGCTTCGGTGTGACCTTCGTGGACATCGGCGGCTTCACCGCGATGATCAACATTCCGGAGCTGTCCTGGCGGCGCATCAATCACCCCTCCGACATCGTCAGTGTCGGCCAGAGGGTCTCGGCCGAGATCCTCGGCGTCGACCTGGTGAGCGAGCGCGTGTCACTGTCTCTGAAGGCATTGCAAGAGGACCCGATGCCGCAGTTCCTACAGCAGGTCGGCCAGATCACGAACGGCGTGGTGACCAAACTCGTACCGGTCGGCGCCTTCGTCCGTATCGAGGACAGAGAGGACGGCCTCGAAGGCCTGGTGCACCTCACCGAGCTGGCCGAAGTACACGTGGACCGACCCGAGGACGTGGTCCAGGTCGGAGACACCCTCACCGTGAAGATTGTGGACGTCGACCTTCCACGGCGCCGGATCACCCTCTCCCACCTGCAGGCTCTCGCCCCCAGAGAGCGCTGA
- a CDS encoding tyrosine-type recombinase/integrase: MEIFFTDPGALQAAGVSDAQKALERHGLHAGAPFIVSDDGSYDVQLNRFLWSLPTLGVRSANSWRAYALDLLTWGRFLQEHRGKTLWHADRDDVTAFHRARRVSPDPTQVVSASTWNRGVAALDKFYTWAVDEALIERTPFKYYESSRRTGPGQQVRVRNNHAAEKAAKRGNVKFLSVARYAAFRDVGLRGQLLTRAADSSFRGRNAERNVVMAELLVTTGLRIEEAASLCWPELPSMDDQSGMKSVPFDLAPPTAKRDKGRRILLPNRVLRAVVDYVEIERSLMLDRWHARGCPLPAGAVLGSQADRRGVRMPSKNGRLRKVPWSHVPPAVRSRLYLVDEQGHPVGPACVWLGQEARPVSLSAWESVFVRASERCRTYEIDVAATPHVLRHTFAVHLLSALIHEQIGSVERHEVADGVYRRIIGDPLDHLRRLLGHSSITTTYIYLDCTDQAQALIDGAVDAWTSEVADTATQVSQTQGASAW, encoded by the coding sequence ATGGAGATCTTCTTCACCGACCCGGGAGCGCTGCAAGCGGCCGGGGTGAGCGATGCACAGAAGGCACTCGAACGGCACGGGTTGCATGCCGGTGCGCCGTTCATCGTCAGCGATGACGGCAGCTACGACGTCCAGCTCAACCGCTTCTTGTGGTCCCTGCCGACTCTCGGCGTGAGGTCGGCAAACTCCTGGCGGGCCTACGCTCTCGATCTGCTGACCTGGGGGCGGTTCCTCCAGGAACATCGCGGCAAGACCCTGTGGCACGCCGACCGTGACGACGTCACGGCCTTCCACCGGGCGCGGCGTGTCTCTCCCGACCCGACACAGGTTGTCTCAGCCTCGACCTGGAACCGGGGCGTCGCGGCCTTGGACAAGTTCTACACATGGGCGGTGGACGAGGCCCTGATCGAGCGGACGCCGTTCAAGTACTACGAGAGCTCGCGGCGCACTGGCCCCGGGCAGCAGGTGCGAGTCCGCAACAACCATGCGGCTGAGAAGGCCGCCAAGCGCGGAAACGTGAAGTTCCTCTCCGTCGCCCGTTACGCGGCCTTCCGCGATGTCGGATTGCGCGGTCAGCTGCTGACCAGGGCCGCCGATTCGTCCTTCCGTGGCCGTAACGCGGAGCGGAACGTCGTCATGGCGGAGCTGCTGGTCACCACCGGCTTGCGTATCGAGGAGGCCGCGTCGCTCTGTTGGCCGGAACTCCCCTCTATGGACGACCAGAGCGGTATGAAGAGTGTCCCGTTCGACCTGGCTCCGCCGACCGCCAAACGGGACAAGGGACGCAGGATCCTGCTGCCGAACCGAGTCCTCCGTGCGGTGGTCGACTATGTGGAGATCGAGCGTTCCCTGATGCTCGACCGCTGGCACGCCCGAGGCTGCCCGCTGCCGGCCGGTGCGGTGCTCGGAAGTCAAGCCGACCGGCGGGGTGTGCGGATGCCCTCGAAGAACGGCCGGCTCCGAAAAGTTCCCTGGTCACATGTGCCGCCGGCGGTCCGCTCCCGGCTCTACCTCGTTGACGAGCAGGGCCATCCCGTCGGGCCGGCGTGCGTATGGCTGGGCCAGGAAGCTCGGCCTGTGTCCCTGTCGGCCTGGGAGTCCGTATTCGTGCGGGCCTCGGAGAGATGCCGTACGTACGAGATCGACGTCGCCGCCACCCCCCATGTGCTCAGGCACACCTTCGCCGTGCATCTACTGTCTGCGCTGATCCATGAACAGATCGGCTCGGTTGAGAGGCATGAGGTGGCCGACGGCGTATACCGCCGGATCATTGGCGACCCGCTCGATCACTTGCGCCGCCTGCTGGGGCACTCCTCGATCACCACGACGTACATCTATCTCGACTGCACCGACCAGGCTCAGGCATTGATCGATGGTGCGGTGGACGCTTGGACGTCCGAGGTCGCGGACACAGCAACTCAGGTGTCGCAAACACAGGGAGCGAGCGCGTGGTAA
- a CDS encoding 3'-5' exonuclease produces MSWITGPLMAFDLETTGTDVETDRIVTAAVVRLDSAGAVSAERTWLLNPGVAIPEQASAIHGISTEHAREHGVPAASAIEEITRTVADGLRSGTPLVVMNARYDLSLLDRECRRHEVESISGRLGSVPSPVIDPLVIDKHVDKYRKGKRALHALCAHYGVSLDDAHDARADAVAAARVVRRMGEKHQPVGVMPLVDLHDLQVRAAAEQSVSLQAYLRRTADPTAVVEPAWPLIPRRR; encoded by the coding sequence ATGAGCTGGATCACTGGGCCATTGATGGCCTTCGACCTGGAGACCACGGGCACCGACGTCGAGACCGACCGCATCGTGACGGCAGCGGTCGTGCGCCTGGATTCGGCCGGGGCTGTCTCGGCTGAACGGACCTGGCTGCTGAATCCCGGGGTGGCGATACCCGAGCAGGCGTCGGCGATCCATGGCATCTCCACGGAACATGCCCGCGAGCACGGGGTACCGGCTGCTTCCGCTATCGAGGAGATCACGCGGACAGTCGCCGATGGGCTGCGTTCCGGGACGCCTCTGGTGGTGATGAACGCACGCTACGACCTGTCACTGCTTGACCGTGAGTGCCGGCGGCACGAGGTCGAGTCGATCAGCGGGCGGCTGGGCAGTGTGCCTTCGCCCGTCATCGATCCGCTGGTGATCGACAAGCACGTCGACAAGTACCGGAAGGGCAAGCGAGCCCTCCACGCGTTGTGTGCTCACTACGGGGTGTCGCTCGATGACGCCCATGATGCGAGGGCGGACGCCGTGGCTGCCGCCCGGGTGGTGCGGCGCATGGGTGAGAAGCACCAGCCCGTCGGGGTGATGCCCTTGGTGGATCTGCATGACCTTCAGGTGCGGGCGGCGGCTGAGCAGTCGGTCTCTTTGCAGGCGTACCTGCGGCGCACCGCGGATCCGACGGCAGTCGTCGAGCCGGCCTGGCCGCTCATTCCCCGGCGGCGATGA
- a CDS encoding SAV2148 family HEPN domain-containing protein, with protein sequence MGSGGLELPPGDAGDTGHEGNSTDVPPGAVSLARPMERGSIGPELDWNADAWLEVRTRAQRAGRAYIWLNLVEQRLRAVVAAVLRPIYEPVHGDDWVVAAAGPAGQEWVQRAVAVREVSRRKGYLLDPADDNTLSFLTLPQLRELMVQHWPCFEPYIDERRDVELALDELEVTRNVVSRNRALSEAVLAQAERASAKLLEILGAGSDVPSARRLRVDAVEELVGDRYADVVGVHPDRVRLLRQFPAEDLFGGARRVDAIGIGLNLLVQNFSGRRLVRLAESGCRARLLFLNPASSAVKRRERELGIKRGELSRAVEMNILHMRRVRSRLRDPGAFEIQVFDETPRFTAYLVDGDGSDGVAVVQTYLRRTRGMEAPVLVLRGGKRVLKADENGEVGLLDTYREEFEVAWADSRPVS encoded by the coding sequence GTGGGCTCGGGAGGGCTGGAGCTGCCTCCTGGTGACGCGGGCGACACGGGTCACGAGGGAAACTCCACAGATGTCCCACCCGGCGCGGTGTCCCTGGCACGGCCGATGGAGAGGGGATCCATCGGCCCGGAACTGGACTGGAACGCCGACGCCTGGCTCGAAGTGCGTACGCGCGCCCAGCGGGCCGGCCGTGCCTACATCTGGCTGAACCTCGTCGAACAGCGGCTGCGCGCCGTGGTGGCCGCCGTGCTGCGGCCCATCTACGAGCCCGTCCACGGCGACGACTGGGTGGTCGCCGCCGCCGGACCCGCCGGACAGGAGTGGGTGCAGCGGGCTGTCGCGGTGCGCGAGGTCAGCCGCCGCAAGGGCTATCTGCTCGACCCCGCCGACGACAACACGCTCAGCTTCCTCACCCTGCCGCAGCTGCGCGAGCTGATGGTGCAGCACTGGCCCTGCTTCGAGCCGTACATCGACGAGCGGCGCGACGTGGAACTGGCCCTGGACGAGCTGGAGGTCACCCGGAACGTCGTCTCCCGCAACCGGGCCCTCTCCGAGGCCGTCCTCGCCCAGGCCGAGCGCGCCTCGGCGAAACTGCTGGAGATCCTGGGCGCGGGCAGCGACGTGCCCTCCGCGCGCCGGCTGCGCGTCGACGCCGTCGAGGAGCTCGTCGGCGACCGGTACGCGGACGTCGTCGGCGTCCACCCCGACCGGGTGCGGCTGCTGCGGCAGTTCCCCGCCGAGGACCTCTTCGGCGGCGCCCGCCGCGTCGACGCCATCGGGATAGGCCTGAACCTCCTCGTGCAGAACTTCTCCGGGCGACGGCTGGTGCGGCTCGCCGAGTCGGGCTGCCGGGCGCGGCTGCTCTTCCTCAACCCCGCGTCCAGCGCGGTGAAGCGGCGTGAGCGCGAACTGGGCATAAAGAGAGGTGAGTTGAGCCGCGCCGTGGAGATGAACATCCTCCATATGCGCCGGGTCCGCTCCCGGCTGCGCGACCCCGGCGCCTTCGAGATCCAGGTCTTCGACGAGACGCCCCGCTTCACCGCCTACCTCGTGGACGGCGACGGCTCCGACGGCGTCGCGGTCGTCCAGACGTATCTGCGCCGCACCCGGGGCATGGAGGCGCCGGTCCTCGTCCTGCGCGGCGGAAAGCGGGTCCTCAAGGCCGACGAGAACGGCGAAGTCGGGCTTTTGGACACCTACCGCGAGGAGTTCGAAGTGGCGTGGGCGGACTCACGACCGGTGTCGTGA